A part of Chitinimonas koreensis genomic DNA contains:
- a CDS encoding pirin family protein, with amino-acid sequence MTTHLNQPREVERLVNGMPTSDGAGVKLLRVLTQDLQRRLDPFLMLDYFHSDDPGDYLAGFPDHPHRGFETVTYMLAGRMRHRDNAGNEGLLGPGGVQWMTAGRGIVHSELPEQEDGLMQGFQLWLNLPGRNKMTTPAYRDIPADEIPVVTREDGVTVKVIAGEALGVAGAVSRPDTEPLYLDVQLPAGTRFEQPLPAGFNAFVYVYEGQAQVGGRAQPVAARQMAVLETREERDGVRVAAGDAPVRLLLIAGKPLRESIAQWGPFVMNSREEVIQAVEDFNAGKF; translated from the coding sequence ATGACCACCCACCTCAACCAGCCGCGCGAAGTCGAACGCCTCGTCAACGGCATGCCGACCTCGGACGGCGCCGGCGTGAAGCTGCTGCGCGTGCTGACCCAGGATCTGCAGCGCCGGCTCGACCCGTTCCTGATGCTCGACTACTTCCACAGCGACGATCCGGGCGACTACCTGGCCGGCTTCCCCGACCATCCGCACCGCGGCTTCGAGACCGTCACCTATATGCTGGCCGGCCGCATGCGCCATCGCGACAACGCCGGCAACGAGGGCCTGCTCGGCCCCGGCGGCGTGCAATGGATGACCGCCGGCCGCGGCATCGTCCACAGCGAGTTGCCGGAGCAGGAGGACGGGCTGATGCAGGGTTTCCAGTTGTGGCTCAACCTGCCGGGCCGCAACAAGATGACCACGCCCGCCTATCGCGACATCCCGGCCGACGAGATCCCGGTCGTGACGCGCGAGGACGGCGTGACGGTGAAGGTGATCGCCGGCGAGGCGCTCGGCGTGGCCGGCGCGGTCAGCCGGCCCGATACCGAGCCGCTCTACCTCGACGTCCAGTTGCCTGCCGGTACCCGTTTCGAGCAGCCGCTGCCGGCCGGTTTCAACGCCTTCGTCTATGTTTACGAGGGCCAGGCCCAGGTCGGCGGCCGCGCCCAGCCGGTCGCGGCGCGGCAGATGGCGGTGCTGGAGACGCGCGAGGAGCGCGACGGCGTGCGCGTGGCCGCGGGCGATGCGCCGGTCCGGCTGCTGCTGATCGCCGGCAAGCCGCTGCGCGAGAGCATCGCGCAATGGGGGCCGTTCGTGATGAACAGCCGCGAGGAGGTGATCCAGGCGGTCGAGGATTTCAACGCCGGCAAATTCTGA
- a CDS encoding pirin family protein, with the protein MSSIQHLLKPHERDLGGFTVKRLLPSLPKQAVGPFIFFDHMGPAAQAPGQGMDVRPHPHIGLATVTYLYEGEILHRDSLGSVQRIRPGDVNWMTAGSGVVHSERSPDDARARGQTLHGLQTWFALPKQDEDAAPGFWHHPAETLPLLEEPGLSLRVVLGSAYGARSPVHTYGDTLYVAGELAPGAAFEVPAEHAERGVYVARGRVEIDGEPVEAGQLAVLTPGVAVTVAATADTRLLVLGGEPLDGPRFIWWNFVASSRERIEEAKLRWQEGRFPQVPGETEFIPLPQR; encoded by the coding sequence ATGTCCAGCATCCAGCACCTGCTCAAGCCACACGAACGCGACCTCGGCGGCTTCACCGTCAAGCGCCTCCTGCCCAGCCTGCCCAAGCAGGCGGTCGGGCCTTTCATCTTCTTCGACCACATGGGGCCGGCGGCGCAGGCGCCCGGCCAGGGCATGGACGTGCGGCCGCATCCGCACATCGGCCTGGCCACCGTCACCTACCTGTACGAAGGCGAGATCCTGCACCGCGACAGCCTGGGCAGCGTGCAGCGCATCCGCCCCGGTGACGTCAACTGGATGACGGCCGGCAGCGGCGTGGTGCATTCGGAGCGCTCGCCCGACGACGCGCGGGCGCGCGGCCAGACGCTGCACGGCCTGCAGACCTGGTTCGCGCTGCCCAAGCAGGACGAGGACGCCGCGCCCGGCTTCTGGCACCACCCGGCCGAGACGCTGCCGCTGCTGGAGGAGCCGGGCCTGAGCCTGCGCGTGGTGCTGGGCTCGGCCTATGGCGCGCGCTCGCCGGTGCACACCTATGGCGACACGCTCTACGTGGCCGGCGAGCTGGCGCCCGGCGCGGCCTTCGAGGTGCCGGCCGAGCACGCCGAGCGCGGCGTCTACGTGGCGCGCGGCCGGGTCGAGATCGACGGCGAGCCGGTCGAGGCCGGCCAGCTGGCCGTGCTGACGCCGGGCGTGGCCGTGACCGTGGCGGCGACCGCCGATACGCGGCTGTTGGTGCTCGGCGGCGAGCCGCTCGATGGCCCGCGCTTCATCTGGTGGAACTTCGTCGCCTCGAGCCGCGAGCGCATCGAGGAGGCCAAGCTGCGCTGGCAGGAAGGCCGCTTCCCGCAGGTGCCGGGCGAGACCGAGTTCATCCCGCTGCCGCAGCGCTGA
- a CDS encoding AMP-binding protein, protein MDSKQDGATTPAGQETLIARFFRQSAQDGATAGNCRVHGDRIHGDRVQGGTDDAEAHDYPALWRAAQAIRRQLRARGLRRGDIVALAIPSSLAAVATLLAAWAEALAISIVPHELSDRSGRMAPAKLRAMLELLRPALLVATDEVRAQAGEHAAAGMSDAELRAAMAGTPLTDAPLAAAADLAILQFTSGSSGLPKAVMVDQAMLAANCAAIAARIGLDGRDRMVSWLPLNHDMGLSAVTLALWGGIDLMLIPTQAYARQPLVWLDCLSRYRGTLSPAPASAYALMARFAPLLARRNLDLSAWRYGWAGAEPVFDHQLRSFQALLAPYGLAPAVVQPAYGMAETVVATSLNPPGRPYRVARVDRRSLESDGLALECAEDAADALVFAANGKPVDGLEIRVVDEAGHALPERRVGQLQVRGSSALRGYYGQAGGATCPDGWYATGDIGFLVEGEVHISGRAKDLITRAGLNISPHHVEQVIERELALRPGSAAVFSVLDMRLAQERVYALIVGRGGDEAAALRLRVARAVVDETGLQLDAIEFVGSAELPRTTSGKIQRSALRQRYSQAPQADPQPDPRPDASPKPESEALHV, encoded by the coding sequence ATGGATTCAAAACAGGATGGAGCGACGACGCCCGCAGGCCAGGAAACGCTGATCGCGCGATTCTTCCGCCAGTCGGCGCAGGACGGCGCCACGGCCGGCAACTGCCGTGTTCACGGCGACCGTATTCACGGCGACCGCGTTCAGGGCGGAACCGATGATGCCGAGGCCCACGACTACCCGGCGCTCTGGCGCGCCGCACAGGCGATCCGGCGGCAATTGCGGGCGCGCGGGCTGCGCCGCGGCGACATCGTCGCACTGGCGATCCCGAGCAGCCTGGCCGCGGTGGCGACCTTGCTGGCGGCCTGGGCCGAGGCGCTGGCGATCAGCATCGTGCCGCACGAACTGTCGGACCGCAGCGGCCGCATGGCGCCGGCCAAGCTGCGCGCGATGCTCGAGCTGCTGCGGCCGGCGCTGCTGGTGGCGACCGACGAAGTGCGGGCCCAGGCCGGCGAACATGCCGCGGCCGGCATGAGCGACGCCGAGCTGCGTGCCGCGATGGCCGGCACGCCGCTGACGGATGCGCCGCTGGCCGCCGCGGCCGACCTCGCCATCCTGCAATTCACCTCGGGCAGCAGCGGCCTGCCCAAGGCAGTGATGGTCGACCAGGCCATGCTGGCCGCCAACTGCGCCGCAATCGCCGCCCGCATCGGCCTCGACGGCCGCGACCGCATGGTCAGCTGGCTGCCGCTGAACCATGACATGGGCCTGTCGGCCGTCACCCTGGCGCTGTGGGGCGGCATCGACCTGATGCTGATCCCGACCCAGGCCTACGCGCGCCAACCGCTGGTCTGGCTGGACTGCCTGTCGCGGTACCGCGGCACGCTGTCGCCGGCGCCGGCCTCGGCCTACGCCTTGATGGCGCGCTTCGCGCCGCTGCTGGCCCGGCGCAATCTCGACCTGAGCGCCTGGCGCTACGGCTGGGCCGGCGCCGAGCCGGTATTCGACCACCAGTTGCGCAGCTTCCAGGCCCTGCTGGCGCCCTACGGCCTGGCACCTGCCGTGGTCCAGCCCGCCTACGGCATGGCCGAGACGGTGGTCGCCACCTCGCTCAATCCGCCCGGCCGGCCCTACCGCGTCGCCCGGGTCGACCGGCGCAGCCTGGAATCGGACGGCCTGGCGCTCGAATGCGCCGAGGATGCGGCCGACGCGCTGGTGTTCGCTGCCAACGGCAAGCCGGTCGACGGGCTGGAGATCCGCGTCGTCGACGAAGCCGGCCATGCGCTGCCCGAGCGGCGGGTGGGCCAGTTGCAGGTGCGCGGCAGCTCGGCATTGCGCGGCTACTACGGCCAGGCCGGCGGCGCGACCTGCCCCGACGGCTGGTACGCCACCGGCGACATCGGCTTCCTGGTCGAGGGCGAGGTCCATATCAGCGGCCGCGCCAAGGACCTGATCACCCGCGCCGGACTCAACATCAGCCCGCACCACGTCGAGCAGGTGATCGAGCGCGAGCTGGCGCTCCGGCCCGGCTCGGCGGCGGTGTTCTCGGTGCTCGACATGCGGCTGGCGCAGGAACGCGTCTACGCGCTGATCGTCGGCCGCGGCGGCGACGAAGCGGCGGCGCTGCGCCTGCGCGTCGCCCGTGCGGTGGTGGACGAAACCGGCCTGCAACTGGATGCGATCGAGTTCGTCGGCAGCGCCGAGCTGCCCAGGACCACCAGCGGAAAGATCCAGCGCAGCGCGCTGCGCCAGCGCTACAGCCAAGCTCCCCAAGCAGATCCGCAGCCGGATCCCCGGCCGGATGCATCGCCGAAACCCGAATCGGAGGCCCTCCATGTTTGA